A genome region from Babesia bigemina genome assembly Bbig001, chromosome : I includes the following:
- a CDS encoding zinc finger protein 207, putative, protein MGRKSRKRRMLKPFCYFCNREFDDEKVLIMHQKAKHFKCGECNRKLETANGLSVHMQQVHKVVQRKVPFALEGRDNISSIVQGMQGVPFDAIEEHQLKHQKKMGDIDTCKQQRISWAVVMTAPTPEQFLAQLSMGNVYFPGFTAPHETYIPPKPYLLGQNPYATPIPPAPPYGHDGQPRRHGGPGGTHHAGGADDRRGRRLSTGVGAGSYQPHDEIARQKGFAPSGTGPLILGPTGMPIEAPSSGGFSDARGGSRPMVARSLSIGTGAMGFTPAPKGFSDGPAAAAVHTAARAEPSDAHGFRKVGGFSDAPAGPTNPAGFSEAQGPSRPQQELHKQSPGFSDAPQPPASAVAAESSSPTLPEVSPRPPQVDDHDTYMALESSEVEVAAPADNAMAVDTQIYRASGVAPLFIPPPTLVNTKLLHEADMESIEEMRAARLYGWQEAA, encoded by the exons ATGGGAAGGAAAAGCAGGAAGCGACGGATGCTCAAGCCGTTCTGCTACTTCTGCAACCGCGAGTTCGACGATGAAAAGGTCCTCATCATGCACCAAAAGGCCAAACATTTCAAGTGTGGAGAATGCAATCGCAAACTGGAAACAGCGAATGGTCTCTCCGTTCATATGCAACAG GTGCACAAGGTCGTACAGCGCAAGGTTCCGTTCGCCTTGGAGGGCAGAGATAACATCAGCTCCATTGTACAAGGGATGCAAGGGGTGCCTTTTGATGCCATCGAGGAGCACCAACTTAAGCATCAGAAGAAGATGGGCGATATAGACACCTGCAAGCAGCAGAGGATCAGCTGGGCAGTGGTAATGACGGCACCGACGCCCGAGCAGTTCCTGGCGCAGCTCTCGATGGGCAACGTATACTTCCCGGGCTTCACTGCACCTCACGAGACGTACATACCGCCCAAGCCGTACCTATTGGGGCAGAATCCATATGCCACTCCTATTCCTCCAGCGCCACCGTACGGGCATGACGGGCAGCCCCGCAGGCACGGAGGGCCAGGCGGGACACATCACGCCGGCGGAGCAGACGACAGGCGCGGACGGAGGTTGTCAACCGGAGTAGGAGCTGGCTCGTATCAGCCACACGACGAAATAGCGCGGCAGAAGGGATTCGCGCCTTCAGGCACGGGGCCGCTCATCCTTGGGCCAACCGGTATGCCCATCGAAGCCCCCAGCAGTGGCGGATTCTCAGACGCAAGAGGTGGTTCGCGGCCTATGGTGGCACGTTCTCTGTCTATTGGCACAGGCGCAATGGGATTCACGCCCGCGCCTAAGGGATTCAGTGACGggccagctgctgcggcggtacATACTGCCGCGCGAGCCGAGCCCTCTGATGCACACGGGTTCCGCAAAGTGGGAGGCTTCAGCGACGCTCCAGCCGGGCCAACGAATCCAGCTGGGTTCAGCGAGGCGCAAGGACCCAGCCGGCCGCAGCAAGAGCTGCACAAGCAGAGCCCAGGGTTCTCCGACGCGCCGCAGCCCCCTGCCAGCGCAGTGGCGGCGGAAAGCAGCTCTCCGACGCTGCCAGAAGTGTCACCGAGGCCACCGCAAGTAGATGATCATGATACATACATGGCCCTCGAAAGCAGCGAGGTGGAAGTAGCGGCTCCTGCCGACAACGCCATGGCCGTCGACACGCAGATATATAGAGCATCTGGAGTTGCGCCGCTGTTCATACCGCCGCCCACACTGGTCAACACGAAGCTCCTGCACGAGGCGGACATGGAGTCCATCGAGGAGATGCGAGCAGCACGGCTTTACGGCTGGCAAGAGGCTGCATAA
- a CDS encoding TATA-box binding protein, putative encodes MVTKLRDEEGEYTRLDFLNFLSPAESDDEEPRSTLPPHQSSLLFAMSDVDMYNPKDVSGLDDSALAVLDATACVKSGAMLDKATQYSYYLRSSFDPACLDAPVIQNIVASAHVGRDLDLRELAISTRNAEYNPRKFNALIARIREPRCTALIFRTGRVMVTGCKTVDAAHLAAKRIAKLIRREFGGPLHFAEFKVENIVASFNCNVPIRLERLYEEHKLFCNYEPEIFAGLVYRFALPDGNEAVLLIFVSGNVIITGCRSPDEIQMIHTHMFPLLQEYKQ; translated from the exons ATGGTCACCAAGCTGCGTGATGAGGAGGGCGAGTACACGAGACTCGACTTCCTCAACTTCCTCTCCCCTGCCGAGTCCGACGATGAGGAGCCCAGAAGCACGCTTCCTCCGCATCAGTCCAGTTTGCTGTTCGCCATGAGCGACGTTGATATGTACAACCCGAAGGACGTGAGTGGGCTAGATGACAGCGCGCTAGCAGTGCTCGACGCGACCGCCTGCGTGAAGAGCGGTGCCATGTTGGACAAGGCAACGCAATATTCGTACTACCTGCGATCAAGCTTTGACC CTGCGTGTCTCGATGCCCCCGTAATCCAGAACATCGTGGCGTCAGCCCACGTGGGTCGTGATCTCGACTTGCGTGAGTTGGCGATATCTACCCGCAACGCCGAGTACAACCCTCGTAAGTTCAACGCGCTGATAGCGCGTATACGCGAACCGCGCTGCACCGCGCTGATATTCCGTACCGGTCGTGTGATGGTAACTG GGTGTAAGACGGTGGATGCGGCTCATTTGGCCGCGAAGCGCATAGCCAAATTGATTCGCCGTGAGTTCGGCGGCCCGCTGCACTTCGCGGAGTTCAAGGTCGAGAACATCGTGGCATCGTTCAACTGCAACGTGCCCATCCGGCTGGAACGTCTGTACGAGGAGCACAAGCTGTTCTGCAACTACGAGCCCGAGATCTTCGCCG GTCTGGTGTACAGGTTCGCTCTGCCTGACGGCAACGAGGCTGTCTTATTGATATTCGTGTCCGGCAACGTCATCATCACCGGCTGCCGGTCACCTGATGAGATCCAGATGATCCACACACACATGTTCCCCCTGCTGCAGGAGTACAAGCAATGA
- a CDS encoding diphthine synthase, putative, with translation MTLTLVGLGLGAIQDITLRGLEAIKAADRVFLEIYTSALIDSSREELESFFGKPVIEADRISVEDQAEHIIQEARDKHVVLLVAGDPLSATTHCDLCMRAEHAGVQVDVIHNASIINAIGRTGLQLYRFGEVVSIPLFEKNWTPDSFYDKIAKNRRANLHTLCLLDIKVKERSVENLMANRMIFEPPRYMTVNVAIEQIQHVDAAKHEVDASTRAFGVARLGSKTAQIVAGTLEQLKSVDFGAPLHSLVICAPELHDIEEQYYQHYHCEKGRAQSQPKHST, from the exons ATGACGCTCACACTAGTCGGACTCGGACTCGGAGCCATACAGGACATCACACTCAGGGGGCTCGAGGCCATCAAGGCTGCCGACCGAGTATTCCTGGAAATATACACCTCTGCGCTCATAGATAGCTCAAGGGAGGAACTA GAGTCCTTCTTCGGCAAGCCGGTGATAGAGGCAGATAGGATCAGCGTAGAAGACCAGGCAGAGCACATAATACAGGAGGCGCGAGACAAGCATGTGGTGCTTCTAGTTGCAGGAGATCCGCTTAG CGCCACCACGCACTGTGACCTCTGCATGCGGGCGGAACATGCCGGAGTACAAGTAGACGTCATCCATAATGCGAGCATAATTAACGCGATCGGCCGGACTGGCCTGCAGCTGTACCGGTTCGGCGAGGTCGTGTCCATACCACTGTTCGAGAAGAACTGGACACCTGACAGCTTCTACGACAAAATTGCCAAAAATAGGCGTGCGAATTTGCATACACTATGTCTCCTTG ACATCAAGGTCAAGGAGCGGTCGGTGGAGAATCTCATGGCCAATCGCATGATTTTTGAGCCGCCCCG ATACATGACAGTGAATGTAGCCATAGAGCAAATACAACACGTGGATGCGGCCAAACACGAAGTAGACGCTTCGACACGTGCCTTTGGTGTGGCAAGGCTTGGGTCAAAAACAGCACAGATTGTAGCAG GCACTTTGGAACAGCTTAAATCGGTTGATTTCGGAGCGCCGCTGCACTCCCTAGTCATATGCGCCCCGGAGCTGCACGACATCGAGGAGCAGTACTACCAGCACTACCACTGCGAAAAGGGACGTGCACAATCGCAACCAAAACACAGCACATGA
- a CDS encoding elongation factor P, putative, whose protein sequence is MIFLHGGSALFHYIYYATDKYCEVVSNRQVKQGRGSASIQVEYIELSSKKQMTLNLPIGAKVEKIDVDRHGALVQYVDEDTREIVVSDQNFEDTRIPVSLVGDGAKLLEAGDELQVFYHDRTIVKVGLPNSVQSRLK, encoded by the coding sequence ATGATTTTCCTTCACGGAGGTAGCGCCTTATTTCATTATATTTATTATGCAACAGACAAGTATTGCGAAGTTGTGTCTAATCGTCAGGTGAAGCAAGGTCGCGGATCTGCCTCCATACAGGTCGAGTATATTGAACTGAGCAGCAAGAAACAGATGACGCTTAATTTGCCCATTGGCGCTAAGGTGGAGAAGATCGATGTCGATCGCCACGGTGCATTGGTACAATACGTGGACGAGGACACACGCGAGATTGTGGTCTCTGACCAGAACTTTGAGGATACTCGCATCCCCGTGAGCCTGGTCGGCGACGGCGCTAAGTTATTGGAGGCCGGGGACGAGCTGCAGGTGTTTTACCATGACCGCACAATCGTGAAGGTGGGATTGCCCAACAGTGTGCAATCGAGGCTGAAGTGA
- a CDS encoding Ras-related protein Rab-5, putative: MRNFLGSLLPGSGNSAPKSDPPKAEGGHHPVYQFKLVVLGDTSVGKSCLVGRFVKNTFLEFQESTIGAAFMTQSVKFDDYTVKFEIWDTAGQERYRTLAPMYYRGSAAAVIVYDITLKESFHQAKGWIQELQSYVDPNIVLALAGNKLDLEASREVPREVAEEFANANNCLFMETSAKSGHLVLELFTEIARIIPKGKRIHDFHEGFKIDTGSSLSKINCCGK; this comes from the exons ATGAGGAACTTCCTGGGTAGCCTGCTACCGGGTAGCGGCAACTCTGCGCCAAAGAGTGACCCGCCGAAGGCCGAGGGTGGTCACCACCCTGTGTACCAGTTCAAGCTGGTGGTTTTGGGCGACACGTCGGTCGGCAAGAGCTGTCTAGTCGGCCGCTTCGTGAAGAACACGTTTTTGGAGTTCCAGGAGTCTACGATCGGCGCTGCTTTCATGACCCAGAGCGTGAAGTTCGATGACTACACGGTGAAATTCGAGATTTGGGACACTGCCGG GCAGGAGCGCTACCGTACCCTGGCCCCGATGTACTACCGTGGCtccgccgctgccgtaataGTGTACGACATTACGCTGAAGGAGTCGTTTCATCAGGCGAAAGGGTGGATCCAGGAGCTGCAGTCTTACGTTGACCCCAACATCGTGTTGGCACTTGCGGGGAACAAGCTCGACCTTGAGGCGTCTCGTGAGGTGCCCCGCGAAGTCGCGGAAGAGTTCGCCAACGCCAACAACTGCCTGTTCATGGAAACATCTGCTAAGAGCGGCCACCTGGTGCTGGAGCTGTTTACCGAGATCGCTAGGATAATTCCGAAGGGCAAGCGCATCCACGACTTCCACGAGGGCTTCAAGATAGACACTGGCTCGTCTCTGTCGAAGATAAACTGCTGCGGGAAGTGA
- a CDS encoding adenylate kinase 2, putative translates to MNSCRFNFRHLVLSAVSVCLATMSGLSAYDTETLLQEVRRRYNCLRKPEGNFIFMGAPGSGKGTQALSLRDTHCYCHLSTGDILRSAVRSGDPVGLQAKEFMDKGMLVPDNIVIKLIEGRINSFECRRGFILDGFPRTEGQAEGLKSMLSQIGKKLNSVLLLECPDDEIERRISGRLVHLPSGRVYHKTNKPPKVPMMDDITNEPLTQRKDDTPEIIRTRLEAYYKQTAPLISYYDKLGLLRRVNANRREEDVKADIDSIVEKTGSKPR, encoded by the exons ATGAATAGTTGCAGGTTCAATTTTCGTCACCTTGTTTTATCCGCTGTGTCCGTTTGTCTTGCGACGATGAGCGGCCTCAGCGCTTACGATACGGAGACTCTGCTCCAAGAGGTCAGGCGCCGATACAACTGCCTGAGGAAGCCGGAAGGCAACTTCATTTTTATGGGCGCTCCAGGCTCCGGCAAG GGTACTCAAGCTTTGTCTCTCCGTGACACCCACTGCTACTGCCACTTGTCAACCGGTGACATCTTGCGTTCTGCTGTGAGGAGCGGTGACCCCGTGGGTCTGCAGGCCAAGGAATTCATGGACAAGGGCATGCTGGTCCCCGACAACATCGTGATAAAGCTGATTGAGGGCAGGATTAACTCGTTCGAATGCCGTCGCGGTTTCATTTTGGACGGTTTCCCGCGCACCGAGGGTCAGGCAGAGGGTTTGAAGTCGATGTTGTCGCAAATCGGCAAGAAGCTGAACTCCGTGCTGTTGTTGGAGTGCCCCGACGACGAGATTGAGAGGCGCATTAGCGGTCGTCTGGTGCACCTGCCGTCCGGCCGCGTGTACCACAAGACTAACAAGCCGCCGAAGGTGCCTATGATGGACGACATCACCAACGAGCCTTTGACCCAGCGCAAGGACGACACTCCGGAGATCATCCGCACTCGTCTGGAAGCGTACTACAAGCAGACTGCCCCTCTGATTAGCTACTACGACAAGCTGGGCCTGCTGCGCCGTGTGAACGCCAACCGCCGCGAGGAGGATGTCAAGGCG gacattgacaGCATCGTCGAGAAGACCGGCAGCAAGCCCCGGTAG